The Carassius auratus strain Wakin chromosome 27, ASM336829v1, whole genome shotgun sequence genome includes a region encoding these proteins:
- the LOC113045595 gene encoding dolichyl-diphosphooligosaccharide--protein glycosyltransferase 48 kDa subunit-like, with protein sequence MAMGCLMRDIATPATLTCKRRRGTMVPTLSGGFSRSALLVLSVALMLQAVLGDGKTLVLLDNPNIRDTHSIFFRSLADRGFDLTFKTVDDPGLSLIKYGQFLYDHLIIFSPSVEDFGGSINVETITAFIDGGGNVLVAASSDIGDPLRELGSECGIEFDEEKTAVIDHHNYDVSDPGEHTLIVADPENLLKAPTIVGKPTDKPVLFKGVGMVADPDNSLVLDILTGSSTSYSYFPDRPITQYPHAVGKNTLLIAGLQARNNARVVFSGSLQFFSDAFFNSPVQKATPGSMRYEQTGNQELAEALSRWVFKEAGVLRVGAVTHHPVGESTPPAAYTITDLVDYSIVIEMLSGGKWVPFDGDDIQLEFVRIDAFVRTYLKKNGGKYSVQFKLPDVYGVFQFKVDYNRLGYTHLYSSTQVSVRPLQHTQYERFIPSAFPYYASAFSMMAGLFVFSIVFLHMREKEKSD encoded by the exons ATGGCGATGGGTTGCTTAATGAGGGACATCGCGACTCCTGCAACATTAACCTGCAAAAGACGGCGTGGTACAATGGTTCCCACATTGTCTGGTGGATTCAGCCGAAGCGCTCTGCTGGTTTTATCCGTGGCGTTAATGTTGCAGGCAGTTTTAGGAGACGGAAAGACGCTCGTTCTCCTGGACAATCCCAACATCAGAGACACTCATTCAATCTTCTTCCGCAGTTTAGCAG ATCGTGGGTTTGACCTTACTTTTAAGACTGTTGATGATCCTGGTCTCTCTTTGATCAAGTATGGCCAGTTCCTCTACGACCATCTCATAATATTTTCGCCATCAGTGGAAG ATTTTGGGGGCAGCATCAATGTAGAGACCATTACAGCCTTCATCGACGGTGGAGGAAATGTTCTGGTTGCTGCCAGCTCTGATATTG GTGACCCTCTGAGAGAGCTAGGCAGTGAATGTGGGATTGAATTTGATGAGGAGAAAACTGCTGTCATTGACCACCATAACTATGACGTTTCTGATCCTGGCGAG cacaCTCTGATTGTTGCAGATCCAGAGAATCTTCTTAAAGCCCCAACTATAGTTGGCAAGCCCACTGATAAACCAGTCCTGTTCAAAGGTGTTGG CATGGTGGCTGATCCAGATAACTCTCTGGTGCTGGACATACTGACAGGATCCTCCACCTCTTACTCCTACTTCCCTGATCGCCCCATCACACAG TATCCTCATGCAGTTGGAAAGAACACCCTCCTGATCGCCGGTCTGCAGGCAAGGAACAATGCACGTGTGGTTTTCAGCGGGTCACTGCAATTCTTCAGTGATGCTTTCTTCAACTCCCCTGTGCAGAAGGCCACCCCCGGTTCAATGAG GTATGAACAGACTGGTAACCAGGAGCTGGCTGAGGCCCTGTCCCGCTGGGTGTTTAAGGAGGCTGGTGTTCTTAGGGTTGGGGCTGTTACCCATCATCCAGTTGGAGAGAGCACCCCCCCTGCTGCCTACACCATTACTGACCTTGTG GACTACAGCATCGTGATTGAGATGTTGTCTGGTGGAAAGTGGGTGCCTTTTGATGGAGATGACATTCAGCTGGAGTTTGTCAGAATTGATGCATTTGTTAGGACCTACCTCAAGAAAAATG GTGGAAAATACAGTGTACAGTTTAAGCTTCCAGATGTATATGGAGTTTTTCAGTTCAAAGTTGACTACAACAGACTTGGCTACACACACCTGTACTCCTCAACCCAG GTTTCTGTCCGCCCCTTGCAGCATACCCAGTATGAGCGCTTCATCCCCTCTGCCTTTCCATATTATGCCAGTGCCTTCTCTATGATGGCAGGACTCTTTGTTTTCAGTATCGTTTTTCTACatatgagagaaaaagagaagtcTGATTAA